The Oscillospiraceae bacterium genome contains a region encoding:
- a CDS encoding transketolase produces the protein METQTIKQLQKTANLVRQGVIEGTFCAKSGHPGGSLSIADTLAYLYEIQMRFDPKNPHWEERDRLVLSKGHTCPALYSILAAKGFFAWEELTRLRHVGALLQGHPDMKHIPGVDMSTGSLGQGISAAVGMALAGRLKKADWRVYAILGDGELEEGQVWEAAMFAAHHKLDKLIAVVDNNGLQIDGRVSDVCSVYPIDEKFRAFGWAVFTADAHDFESLDAAFTAAKQVEGKPSVIVQRSVKGKGVSFMEDQAGWHGKAPSQQQYEQAMAELKAAAAALEG, from the coding sequence ATGGAAACACAAACCATCAAACAGCTGCAAAAAACAGCGAACCTGGTGCGTCAGGGCGTGATTGAGGGCACCTTCTGCGCAAAGTCCGGCCATCCGGGCGGTTCGCTGTCGATTGCGGATACGCTTGCCTATCTGTACGAGATACAGATGCGCTTTGACCCCAAAAACCCGCACTGGGAAGAGCGGGACCGGCTGGTGCTCTCGAAGGGGCACACCTGCCCGGCGCTCTATTCCATTCTGGCGGCAAAGGGCTTTTTTGCCTGGGAAGAACTGACCCGCCTGCGCCATGTGGGCGCGCTTTTGCAGGGGCACCCGGATATGAAGCACATCCCCGGGGTGGATATGAGCACGGGCAGCCTGGGGCAGGGGATCTCGGCTGCGGTGGGCATGGCTCTGGCCGGGCGGCTGAAAAAGGCCGACTGGCGGGTCTACGCCATTCTTGGCGACGGTGAGCTGGAAGAGGGCCAGGTGTGGGAAGCCGCGATGTTCGCGGCGCACCACAAGCTGGACAAGCTCATTGCCGTGGTGGACAACAACGGCCTGCAGATCGACGGCCGGGTGAGCGACGTTTGCTCGGTGTATCCCATCGACGAAAAATTCCGCGCTTTCGGCTGGGCGGTCTTTACCGCCGACGCGCACGATTTTGAGAGCCTGGACGCCGCCTTTACCGCTGCAAAGCAGGTGGAGGGAAAGCCCAGCGTGATCGTTCAAAGATCCGTTAAGGGCAAGGGCGTTTCCTTTATGGAGGATCAGGCGGGCTGGCACGGCAAGGCCCCGAGCCAGCAGCAATACGAACAGGCGATGGCCGAATTGAAAGCCGCCGCTGCGGCATTGGAGGGCTGA
- a CDS encoding haloacid dehalogenase, translating to MIDSLRDLLVVSDMDNTLLTAKEGVPACNRATIELFRALGGRFTVATGRPPASIRAALGGTRLSCPAIACGGSVLYDLEADRALEKSFLPLAAAREAVTAVMEQFPDMGVDVMVEEGRVYVVQANRYTQAHLRDEEIGCIMCPLEQVPCNWAKVMFAADPIAILNLQKFARGLHFDGMYFLPTNTIYFEIMPTGVSKAQALRRLCARLDVPMENTVVIGDYYNDIDLMRAAGHAVAVDNAPPEVKLAADEVVASCTSGGVGEYLYSLIKRYT from the coding sequence ATGATCGATTCGCTCCGGGACCTGCTTGTGGTCAGCGATATGGATAATACCCTCCTCACGGCCAAGGAAGGCGTGCCCGCCTGCAACCGGGCGACCATTGAGCTGTTCCGCGCGCTTGGCGGGCGTTTTACCGTGGCCACCGGCCGGCCGCCGGCCTCCATCCGGGCGGCGCTGGGCGGCACGCGCCTTTCCTGCCCGGCCATTGCCTGCGGCGGATCGGTGCTGTATGACCTGGAAGCGGACCGGGCGCTGGAAAAGAGCTTTTTGCCCCTTGCGGCCGCCCGCGAGGCAGTGACCGCAGTGATGGAGCAATTCCCGGACATGGGCGTGGATGTGATGGTGGAGGAGGGGCGCGTGTATGTGGTGCAGGCCAACCGCTACACCCAGGCCCACTTGCGCGATGAGGAAATTGGTTGTATAATGTGTCCGCTTGAGCAGGTGCCGTGCAACTGGGCGAAGGTGATGTTTGCCGCCGACCCCATCGCCATCCTGAACCTGCAGAAATTTGCCCGCGGGCTGCATTTCGACGGCATGTATTTTTTGCCCACCAACACCATTTATTTTGAGATCATGCCCACGGGGGTCAGCAAGGCCCAGGCCCTGCGCAGGCTTTGCGCCAGGCTGGATGTGCCCATGGAAAACACAGTGGTCATCGGCGATTATTACAACGACATCGACCTGATGCGGGCCGCGGGCCACGCGGTTGCGGTGGACAACGCCCCCCCGGAGGTAAAGCTGGCAGCCGACGAGGTGGTGGCCAGCTGCACCAGCGGCGGGGTGGGGGAATATCTGTATTCGCTGATCAAGCGCTATACATAA
- a CDS encoding pseudouridine synthase: MERFELLVPPESEGERIDRFLAGCEELELSRSAVQQLLEQGCVRCQQAPAAKNLKLRAGQCIRLELPEAKPLGAAPQNIPIEIVYEDDHLLVVNKPKGMVVHPAPGNPDGTLVNALLYHCAGRLSSIGGVVRPGIVHRIDKATSGLLVVAKDDATHEGLSAQMAVHSIARVYHAVVYGGFKEPEGFVEAPIGRHRTDRKKMAVTPGGKYAYTAYRELVRYNGFTHVECRLRTGRTHQIRVHLASIGHPVAGDEVYGPKAVLRQLGGQCLHAKTLGFLHPATGRYLEFDSELPAYFTAFLHSLRRETQP, from the coding sequence ATGGAACGGTTTGAGTTGCTTGTTCCCCCTGAAAGCGAGGGGGAGCGCATCGACCGCTTTTTAGCCGGCTGCGAGGAGCTGGAGCTCTCGCGCAGTGCGGTGCAGCAGCTGCTGGAACAGGGCTGCGTGCGCTGCCAGCAGGCGCCGGCGGCCAAAAATCTGAAGCTCCGGGCCGGGCAGTGCATCCGGCTGGAGCTGCCCGAGGCAAAGCCCCTGGGCGCGGCGCCGCAGAATATTCCCATTGAGATCGTGTATGAGGACGATCACCTTTTGGTGGTAAACAAGCCCAAGGGAATGGTGGTGCACCCCGCGCCCGGCAACCCGGACGGCACGCTGGTAAACGCGCTGCTCTACCACTGTGCAGGGCGGCTTTCCTCCATCGGCGGGGTGGTGCGCCCCGGCATTGTGCACCGGATCGACAAGGCCACCAGCGGCCTTTTGGTGGTCGCCAAGGACGACGCCACCCACGAGGGCCTCTCGGCACAGATGGCGGTGCACAGCATTGCCCGGGTCTATCATGCCGTGGTGTACGGCGGCTTCAAAGAGCCGGAGGGCTTTGTGGAAGCGCCCATTGGCCGGCACCGCACCGACCGCAAAAAAATGGCGGTGACGCCGGGGGGGAAATACGCCTATACGGCTTATCGGGAGCTTGTAAGGTATAATGGCTTTACACATGTGGAATGCCGACTGCGCACCGGGCGCACCCACCAGATCCGGGTGCACCTGGCCAGCATTGGCCACCCGGTGGCGGGGGATGAGGTATACGGCCCCAAAGCGGTGCTCCGGCAGCTTGGCGGGCAGTGCCTGCACGCCAAAACGCTGGGCTTTCTTCACCCCGCGACCGGCAGGTATCTGGAGTTCGACAGCGAGCTCCCCGCTTATTTTACAGCTTTTCTACATTCGCTCAGAAGGGAAACGCAGCCATGA
- the lspA gene encoding lipoprotein signal peptidase — protein MISALITLVAAALLVVIDQGIKLWATASLAPVGSMPLIPGVVELRYFLNDGAAFSILGGKQGFLIVFTGLALAAILLYLLFKKPARRLEYIAWLLVLAGGIGNLVDRVLNQEVVDYINLLFMNFAVFNFADILVCTGIGLLCLSLVLEEVRSHKAKKATGGDLPDGTV, from the coding sequence GTGATTTCTGCGCTCATCACCCTGGTGGCCGCCGCTTTGCTGGTGGTGATCGATCAGGGCATCAAACTGTGGGCGACCGCAAGCCTGGCGCCGGTGGGCAGCATGCCGCTGATCCCCGGCGTGGTGGAGCTGCGCTATTTTTTGAACGACGGGGCGGCCTTCAGCATTCTGGGGGGGAAGCAGGGCTTTCTGATCGTGTTCACCGGCCTTGCCCTGGCTGCGATCCTTTTGTACCTGCTGTTCAAAAAGCCTGCCCGCCGGCTGGAATACATTGCCTGGCTTCTGGTGCTGGCAGGGGGGATCGGCAATCTGGTGGACCGGGTGCTCAACCAGGAAGTGGTCGATTACATCAATCTGCTGTTTATGAACTTTGCCGTGTTCAATTTTGCCGACATCCTGGTGTGCACCGGCATCGGGCTGCTGTGCCTCTCGCTCGTTCTGGAAGAGGTGCGCAGCCACAAGGCAAAAAAGGCCACGGGCGGGGATCTGCCGGATGGAACGGTTTGA
- a CDS encoding isoleucine--tRNA ligase, whose protein sequence is MPQDYNSTINLPKTDFDMRAGLPKKEPEMLKAWAQDHLYEELIKHNEGKPRYVLHDGPPYANGSIHMGTALNKIIKDIIVRYKNMSGYQAPYVPGYDTHGLPIELKAIKQANSKKGDISLLELRRLCHDFATEHIDIMGEQFQRLGVIGDFKNPYLTLKPEFEARQIEVFGEMAKKGYIYKGLKAVYWCPEDRTALAEAEIEYAEDECDSIYVRFAVTGDPHGVLAKHNIPLDKAWFVIWTTTTWTLPANVAICLNPEFDYVFVKVGEGYHVMAQGLVESTMQACGIADYEIVGEPVKGSELELIQVQHPFLERKSLVILGDHVTLESGTGCVHTAPGHGVEDFEVCTKHYPQLPVVVPVDDGGYLTAEAGRFAGLKVWAANKVILEHIRETGNLMGVQHITHQYPHCWRCHHPIIFRATEQWFCSIDAFKEDVYKAIDDVKWFPAWGHDRMAGMVRDRNDWCISRQRIWGVPIPAFYCTKCGKYHITDETIQAVSELFRREGSDAWYRYEADQILPAGFSCQCGGTEFTKDKDIMDVWFDSGSTHVAVLEERPELKWPADLYMEGSDQYRGWFQSSLLTSVATRGVAPYKNVLTHGWVVDGEGKQMHKSAGNGMEPSEIIKDFGADIVRLWVASSDYTVDVRISKEIVKQLSEAYRKIRNTARFMLGNLNGFDPNTDLVADSELLELDRWALDTLDELNRTARDGYESFDFHKVYHAVYNFCVVDLSNFYLDVVKDRLYINKPGSVLRRAAQTAMFRILVDLTKILAPILTFTSQEIWSFVPEFEGKNKYVAFEDMPKAGVWAQNEAFRAKWNEIIAIRDDVKKALEQARADKIIGSSLEARLTLYCAPEVAAFLQAIPAHELEDLLIVSQVELRQGDGGVKGEFEGLGVAVSRAEGEKCLRCWKYTGDVGSHPAHEGLCARCAGILEE, encoded by the coding sequence GTGCCACAGGATTATAACAGCACCATCAACCTGCCCAAAACAGATTTTGACATGCGGGCGGGCCTGCCCAAAAAAGAGCCCGAAATGCTGAAAGCGTGGGCGCAGGACCATCTTTACGAGGAACTGATCAAGCACAACGAGGGCAAGCCCAGGTATGTGCTGCACGACGGGCCCCCGTATGCGAACGGCAGCATCCACATGGGCACCGCGCTCAACAAAATCATCAAGGATATCATTGTCCGCTATAAAAATATGAGCGGTTACCAGGCGCCGTATGTGCCCGGATACGACACGCACGGCCTGCCCATCGAGCTGAAGGCCATCAAGCAGGCAAACAGCAAAAAGGGCGATATTTCCCTGTTGGAGCTGCGCCGCCTGTGCCACGACTTTGCCACCGAACACATTGACATCATGGGCGAACAGTTCCAGCGGCTGGGCGTGATCGGCGATTTTAAAAATCCATACCTCACCCTCAAGCCGGAATTTGAGGCGCGCCAGATCGAAGTGTTTGGCGAGATGGCGAAAAAGGGCTACATCTACAAGGGGCTCAAGGCCGTGTACTGGTGCCCCGAGGATCGCACCGCCCTGGCCGAAGCCGAGATCGAGTATGCCGAGGACGAGTGTGATTCCATCTATGTGCGCTTTGCGGTTACCGGCGACCCCCATGGGGTGCTGGCAAAGCATAACATCCCTTTGGACAAGGCGTGGTTTGTGATCTGGACCACCACCACCTGGACCCTGCCCGCCAATGTGGCGATCTGCCTGAACCCGGAATTCGACTATGTGTTCGTAAAGGTGGGCGAGGGGTACCACGTGATGGCGCAGGGCCTGGTGGAGAGCACCATGCAGGCCTGCGGCATTGCCGATTACGAGATCGTGGGCGAGCCGGTGAAGGGCAGCGAGCTGGAGCTCATTCAGGTGCAGCACCCGTTCCTGGAGCGCAAGAGCCTGGTCATTCTGGGGGATCACGTTACCCTGGAAAGCGGCACCGGCTGCGTTCACACAGCGCCCGGCCACGGCGTGGAGGACTTTGAGGTGTGCACCAAGCACTACCCGCAGCTGCCGGTGGTGGTGCCGGTGGACGACGGCGGTTATCTCACCGCCGAGGCGGGCCGGTTTGCCGGCCTGAAGGTCTGGGCTGCCAACAAGGTCATTCTGGAACACATCCGCGAAACCGGCAATCTGATGGGCGTGCAGCACATCACCCACCAGTATCCCCATTGCTGGCGCTGCCACCACCCCATCATTTTCCGCGCCACCGAGCAGTGGTTCTGCTCGATCGACGCCTTTAAAGAGGACGTTTACAAGGCCATCGACGATGTGAAGTGGTTCCCGGCCTGGGGGCACGACCGCATGGCCGGCATGGTGCGCGACCGCAATGACTGGTGCATCAGCCGCCAGCGCATCTGGGGCGTACCCATTCCGGCGTTCTACTGCACAAAGTGCGGCAAATATCACATCACGGATGAGACCATCCAGGCGGTGTCGGAACTGTTCCGCAGGGAGGGCAGCGACGCCTGGTACCGCTACGAGGCGGATCAGATCCTGCCCGCGGGCTTTAGCTGCCAGTGCGGCGGCACCGAGTTCACCAAAGACAAGGACATCATGGACGTTTGGTTCGACTCCGGCTCCACCCACGTGGCGGTGCTGGAGGAGCGGCCTGAGCTGAAATGGCCCGCCGACCTGTACATGGAGGGCAGTGACCAATACCGGGGCTGGTTCCAGTCCAGCCTGCTCACCAGTGTGGCTACCCGCGGTGTTGCGCCCTATAAAAATGTGCTCACCCACGGCTGGGTGGTGGACGGCGAGGGCAAGCAGATGCACAAATCCGCCGGCAACGGCATGGAGCCCAGCGAGATCATCAAGGATTTCGGCGCCGACATTGTGCGCCTGTGGGTCGCTTCGTCTGACTACACGGTGGATGTGCGCATCAGCAAGGAGATCGTGAAGCAGCTCTCCGAGGCATACCGCAAGATCCGCAACACCGCCCGGTTTATGCTGGGCAACCTGAACGGGTTCGACCCAAACACCGACCTGGTGGCCGACAGCGAGCTGCTGGAACTGGACCGGTGGGCCCTGGACACGCTGGACGAGCTGAACCGCACCGCGCGCGACGGCTACGAGAGCTTTGACTTCCACAAGGTCTACCATGCGGTCTACAATTTCTGTGTGGTGGATCTGTCCAACTTCTACCTGGATGTGGTCAAGGACAGGCTGTACATCAACAAGCCCGGTTCAGTGCTGCGCCGCGCAGCCCAGACCGCCATGTTCCGTATCCTGGTGGATCTGACCAAGATCCTTGCCCCGATCCTGACCTTTACCAGCCAGGAAATCTGGAGCTTTGTGCCCGAATTTGAGGGCAAAAACAAGTATGTGGCCTTCGAGGATATGCCAAAGGCCGGTGTGTGGGCCCAAAACGAGGCGTTCCGCGCCAAGTGGAACGAGATCATCGCCATTCGCGACGATGTGAAAAAGGCGTTGGAGCAGGCCCGGGCAGACAAGATCATCGGCTCTTCGCTGGAGGCCAGGCTTACCCTGTACTGCGCGCCGGAGGTGGCCGCGTTCCTGCAGGCCATCCCCGCGCACGAGCTGGAAGACCTGCTCATTGTGTCCCAGGTGGAGCTGCGGCAGGGCGACGGCGGCGTAAAGGGCGAGTTTGAGGGCCTGGGGGTCGCGGTCAGCCGCGCTGAGGGTGAAAAGTGCCTGCGCTGCTGGAAATACACCGGCGATGTGGGCAGCCACCCTGCGCACGAGGGCCTGTGCGCCCGCTGTGCAGGCATTCTGGAAGAGTGA
- the sepF gene encoding cell division protein SepF encodes MFDKIKGFLGVNDDEYDDYPDEDMFPSRASAPVEDDYPQPEVTGGKRNKVVNINATTQLQVVLVKPERFDDASTVADHLNAKRTVVLNLESTNKEVSRRLVDFLSGVAYANNGQMKRVANSTFIITPYNVDIMGDLLDELESNGVFF; translated from the coding sequence ATGTTTGATAAAATCAAGGGCTTTTTAGGTGTGAACGACGACGAATACGATGATTACCCCGATGAAGATATGTTTCCCTCCCGCGCAAGCGCCCCGGTGGAAGACGATTACCCCCAGCCCGAGGTGACCGGCGGCAAGCGCAATAAAGTGGTCAACATCAACGCCACCACCCAGCTGCAGGTGGTCCTGGTCAAGCCGGAGCGGTTCGACGACGCCAGCACGGTGGCGGACCACCTGAACGCAAAGCGCACGGTGGTGCTGAACCTGGAATCCACCAACAAAGAGGTGTCCCGCCGGCTGGTGGACTTTTTGTCCGGCGTGGCGTATGCCAACAACGGCCAGATGAAGCGGGTGGCCAACAGCACCTTCATTATCACCCCTTACAATGTGGATATCATGGGGGATCTGCTGGACGAGCTGGAGAGCAACGGTGTCTTCTTCTAA
- the miaA gene encoding tRNA dimethylallyltransferase, with product MAEWDKPCLAVLGGPTASGKTGLSVALARAFGGEIVNADSMQIYQGLDVGTAKVTAAEAQGVPHHLVGFLAPEKAFSVADYVEAAGRCIGEIAGRGRLPFVVGGTGLYIESLLEGVRFAPQKTDPALRAALALRADREGPEALHAELRRIDPAYAAAVHPHNKGRVLRALELYYTSGVTMTQQREASRPAQRPYNALVLCLDWPRGQLYERIDRRVDQMLERGLLAEAELVWKNRESYKTAAQAIGYKEFFPYFEGAAPLEACAAKLKQASRNYAKRQLTWFRRMEGVVWLDGSAPGVQQAAEQAIRGRFAL from the coding sequence TTGGCCGAATGGGATAAACCGTGCCTGGCGGTGCTGGGCGGCCCCACCGCCAGCGGGAAGACCGGCCTGTCGGTGGCGCTTGCCCGCGCGTTTGGGGGCGAGATCGTGAACGCCGATTCCATGCAGATCTACCAGGGGCTGGATGTGGGAACCGCCAAGGTCACGGCGGCCGAGGCGCAGGGCGTGCCGCATCATCTGGTGGGGTTCCTTGCGCCGGAAAAGGCCTTCAGTGTGGCCGATTACGTGGAGGCTGCAGGGCGCTGCATTGGGGAGATCGCGGGCCGGGGCAGGCTGCCCTTTGTGGTGGGCGGCACCGGCCTTTATATTGAGAGCCTGCTGGAGGGCGTTCGTTTTGCGCCCCAGAAAACCGACCCGGCGCTGCGCGCTGCCCTGGCGCTGCGCGCAGACCGGGAGGGCCCGGAGGCCCTTCACGCCGAGCTGCGCCGCATTGACCCGGCCTATGCGGCGGCAGTGCACCCCCATAACAAGGGGCGGGTGCTGCGCGCGCTGGAGCTCTATTATACCAGCGGGGTCACCATGACGCAGCAAAGGGAGGCCTCGCGCCCGGCGCAAAGGCCCTACAATGCGTTGGTGCTCTGCCTTGATTGGCCCCGCGGCCAGCTCTATGAGCGCATTGACCGGCGGGTAGACCAGATGCTGGAGCGGGGCCTTTTGGCCGAGGCCGAGCTGGTATGGAAAAACCGCGAAAGCTACAAAACGGCGGCCCAGGCCATTGGCTACAAGGAGTTTTTTCCTTATTTTGAGGGGGCGGCGCCGCTGGAGGCGTGCGCGGCCAAGCTCAAGCAAGCAAGCCGGAACTATGCCAAGCGCCAGCTCACCTGGTTCCGCCGCATGGAGGGCGTGGTGTGGCTGGACGGCTCGGCGCCGGGGGTGCAGCAGGCGGCGGAGCAAGCGATCCGGGGGCGCTTTGCGCTGTAA
- the mutL gene encoding DNA mismatch repair protein MutL — translation MAVIHVLDKHTAELIAAGEVVERPASVVKELLENAIDAGAAQVTVTIERGGVSLIQVADNGSGIEAEYIPTAFIRHATSKIATERDLESIHTLGFRGEALASIASVARVEVLTRTEPDEFACCYRIEGGEELGMEPGARPVGTTIAVRDLFYNTPARMKFLKKDASEGTFVSETVGRVALSHPEVSVGFIKDGKLQYKTPGDGSLRSAVYAVLGREFAKDLLELDEAAGAYRVHGLITPPRACRASRGMQFFFINGRFVKNRTMMAALENAYRGTLMQGKFPGCVLMLDMPCELVDVNVHPAKTEVRFARESEAFDAVYRAAKAALAQPGSGEQHFSFRQAAPEKKTAEAPVQLDLSTPVKQPSFAAAGSAAAAAPASTQAPLRQGVWAEPDAPRPAPAETRAVPAPGAGGQVLHSEPLRLGGAPPKRQAPQQPAPAGEETAARPVGAEPKPAPGVRQSPPPAAPEGEDREPLQYIGEAFKTYIITQRGRELCLIDKHAAHERVLYEKLAASYGQVSSQMLLAPVPVNLSAEEKHALAEHAQLLEAAGVEAEDFGGSTVLVRAVPADVEAGDVEALVCELAAKLARGSKDAMSEKTEWVLHSIACKAAIKAGDRSDRMELLRLAQDILDGKVPPFCPHGRPVVLKLTQKELEKQFGRMG, via the coding sequence ATGGCGGTCATCCATGTTTTGGACAAGCACACGGCCGAGCTGATCGCGGCGGGCGAGGTGGTGGAACGGCCCGCTTCGGTGGTCAAGGAGCTGCTGGAAAACGCGATCGACGCCGGGGCCGCCCAGGTCACGGTCACCATTGAGCGGGGCGGCGTGAGCCTGATCCAGGTGGCCGACAACGGCAGCGGCATTGAAGCCGAGTATATCCCAACCGCCTTTATCCGCCACGCCACCAGCAAGATCGCAACCGAGCGCGACCTGGAGAGCATTCATACGCTGGGCTTTCGGGGCGAGGCCCTGGCCTCGATCGCCAGCGTGGCACGGGTGGAGGTGCTCACCCGCACCGAGCCGGACGAATTTGCCTGCTGCTACCGCATTGAGGGCGGCGAGGAGCTGGGCATGGAGCCCGGCGCCCGGCCTGTGGGCACCACCATCGCCGTGCGCGACCTGTTTTACAACACCCCCGCCCGCATGAAGTTCTTAAAAAAGGACGCCAGCGAGGGCACGTTTGTGAGCGAAACGGTGGGCCGTGTGGCCCTCTCGCACCCGGAAGTGTCTGTGGGCTTTATAAAGGACGGGAAGCTTCAGTACAAGACCCCCGGCGACGGGAGCCTGCGCAGCGCGGTCTATGCGGTGCTGGGGCGCGAATTTGCCAAGGATCTTTTGGAGCTGGATGAGGCGGCGGGCGCGTACCGGGTGCACGGCCTGATCACCCCGCCCCGGGCCTGCCGGGCAAGCAGGGGGATGCAGTTCTTTTTTATCAACGGGCGGTTTGTAAAAAACCGCACCATGATGGCGGCGCTGGAAAACGCATACCGGGGCACCCTGATGCAGGGCAAATTCCCGGGATGCGTGCTCATGCTGGACATGCCCTGTGAACTGGTGGACGTGAATGTGCACCCCGCAAAAACCGAGGTGCGCTTTGCCCGTGAGAGCGAGGCGTTCGACGCGGTGTACCGGGCCGCAAAAGCCGCACTGGCACAGCCCGGCAGCGGGGAGCAGCATTTCAGCTTCCGGCAGGCCGCGCCGGAAAAGAAAACAGCCGAAGCGCCGGTGCAGCTGGACCTGAGTACCCCTGTAAAGCAGCCCAGCTTTGCAGCGGCTGGTTCAGCTGCCGCAGCTGCCCCGGCCTCCACTCAGGCGCCGCTGCGGCAGGGCGTTTGGGCGGAACCGGACGCGCCCCGCCCGGCCCCGGCTGAAACGCGCGCCGTTCCGGCGCCTGGCGCAGGGGGGCAGGTGCTCCACTCGGAGCCGCTGCGCCTCGGCGGCGCGCCGCCAAAACGGCAAGCCCCCCAGCAGCCCGCCCCGGCAGGGGAAGAAACGGCGGCCCGGCCGGTAGGGGCGGAGCCAAAGCCCGCCCCCGGGGTTCGGCAGAGCCCGCCGCCCGCCGCCCCCGAGGGGGAAGATCGGGAGCCGCTGCAGTACATCGGCGAGGCGTTTAAAACCTACATTATCACACAGCGCGGCCGGGAGCTCTGCCTGATCGATAAACACGCCGCCCACGAGCGCGTGCTGTACGAAAAGCTGGCCGCCTCGTATGGGCAGGTGAGCAGCCAAATGCTGCTTGCGCCTGTTCCCGTGAACCTTTCCGCCGAGGAAAAACACGCCCTGGCGGAGCACGCGCAGCTGTTGGAAGCCGCGGGGGTGGAGGCGGAAGACTTCGGCGGCTCCACCGTGCTGGTGCGGGCGGTGCCGGCTGATGTGGAGGCGGGAGATGTGGAGGCCCTTGTGTGCGAGCTGGCGGCAAAGCTGGCGCGGGGCAGCAAAGACGCCATGAGCGAAAAGACCGAATGGGTCCTTCATTCCATCGCATGCAAGGCGGCGATCAAGGCGGGGGACCGCTCGGACCGCATGGAGCTGCTGCGCCTGGCGCAGGATATTTTAGACGGCAAGGTGCCCCCGTTCTGCCCCCACGGTCGGCCGGTGGTGCTGAAGCTGACGCAAAAGGAGCTGGAAAAGCAGTTTGGCCGAATGGGATAA